One part of the Parabacteroides distasonis ATCC 8503 genome encodes these proteins:
- a CDS encoding T9SS type A sorting domain-containing protein codes for MAKGSTGDLSLTAQWKESELAEVVGGPDETRIVTTIMTAEEILAALAATWPKFTFTTDRGDVIDSPISWKLKDGATLDLTPGKKNPFEWTATPLPDGVKGNGYVMNGTTQVYLEASPIIPEDNGEITITDENKFQQDDGTDNYFNGEINGEEGKIINKLTLTPPADTDMTIKLNEVTSATTLINGTGKTNLTLSGTNSLGAVTIEPGNELTLTPGENAGDLVNTAVTNKGHFTDLTARVPTVTLPGNITLERIDPAASTPIPSTDSYAELKAGITAPEGTAMDLTYLWQIFNAQAGTWSTAPDDSQLRNASNTYRTRTVGQYRCLVTATVTGDGGTTTTTTFATAPAAVTPYVPPVTPPTPQPTTYTVTLPALVGASITPAAGAHTVTEGDGFSFTLILDADYDQSVPVVTVNGNALIPDANGKYTITDISANLTVAITGIVRNTTTGIELVENATLIRAESGALLIRTPVSVTAQVIALTGNVVRTVRLPAGDNRVDGLASGIYIVRLSNEITKKVIIR; via the coding sequence GTGGCGAAAGGCTCCACCGGCGATCTCTCCCTCACCGCCCAATGGAAAGAGAGCGAGCTGGCAGAGGTGGTAGGAGGGCCGGACGAGACCCGGATCGTCACCACCATCATGACCGCCGAAGAGATTCTGGCCGCTCTTGCCGCCACATGGCCCAAGTTCACCTTCACCACCGACAGAGGCGACGTGATAGATAGCCCGATCTCGTGGAAACTGAAAGACGGCGCTACCCTCGACCTCACGCCCGGCAAGAAGAACCCCTTCGAATGGACAGCCACACCGCTGCCTGATGGCGTGAAAGGCAATGGGTACGTGATGAACGGCACCACGCAGGTCTACCTCGAAGCCTCCCCTATCATACCGGAAGACAACGGCGAGATCACGATAACGGACGAGAACAAGTTCCAACAAGATGATGGTACCGACAACTACTTCAACGGAGAGATCAACGGAGAGGAGGGCAAGATCATAAACAAACTCACCCTCACCCCTCCCGCCGATACCGATATGACAATAAAGCTCAACGAGGTAACCTCCGCGACCACCCTCATCAACGGGACCGGGAAGACCAACCTCACCTTGAGCGGCACGAACAGTCTGGGTGCGGTCACGATCGAGCCCGGCAACGAATTGACGCTCACCCCCGGCGAGAATGCCGGCGACCTTGTCAACACCGCGGTCACCAACAAGGGCCATTTCACGGATCTTACCGCACGAGTGCCCACCGTGACACTCCCCGGCAACATCACCCTCGAACGGATAGACCCGGCGGCAAGTACCCCGATACCATCCACTGACAGCTACGCGGAGCTTAAGGCCGGCATAACCGCCCCCGAAGGCACCGCCATGGATTTGACGTATCTATGGCAGATTTTCAACGCACAGGCCGGCACATGGTCTACCGCCCCGGACGACTCGCAGCTGCGCAACGCCTCGAATACCTACAGGACGAGAACCGTAGGCCAGTATCGTTGCCTAGTTACCGCCACCGTAACCGGAGACGGCGGCACGACCACGACCACGACGTTCGCCACGGCCCCGGCTGCCGTAACGCCTTACGTTCCTCCCGTAACGCCCCCCACGCCACAGCCCACAACCTATACCGTAACCCTCCCCGCCTTGGTAGGAGCCTCCATCACCCCGGCAGCCGGAGCGCATACGGTTACCGAAGGCGACGGTTTCTCCTTCACCCTCATCTTGGACGCAGACTACGACCAGTCCGTCCCTGTAGTGACCGTGAACGGTAACGCCCTCATTCCCGACGCAAACGGCAAGTACACGATCACCGATATTTCCGCCAACCTGACCGTGGCGATCACCGGTATCGTGAGAAATACCACGACCGGTATCGAGCTAGTGGAAAACGCTACCTTGATCCGTGCCGAGAGCGGTGCCTTGCTGATCCGTACGCCGGTCTCCGTGACAGCGCAGGTGATCGCCCTCACCGGAAACGTAGTCCGCACGGTACGGCTTCCCGCCGGAGACAATCGTGTAGATGGCTTGGCTAGCGGTATCTATATCGTCCGCCTATCCAATGAGATAACGAAGAAAGTGATAATCCGATAG
- a CDS encoding type II toxin-antitoxin system RelE/ParE family toxin: MNYRIIPQKHFLKELKRLAKKYHSLKQDLQALQNELSSNPSAGIDLGCGIRKIRMAIGSKNKGKSHGARVITYTYTVNDTEGIINLIYIYDKEERESITDNEIKWLVKEVER; this comes from the coding sequence ATGAATTATAGAATCATACCGCAAAAGCACTTTCTGAAAGAGCTGAAGCGATTGGCAAAGAAATATCATTCGCTAAAACAAGACCTTCAAGCGTTACAAAATGAGCTAAGCAGCAACCCTTCCGCAGGAATTGATTTAGGCTGTGGCATCCGTAAGATCCGTATGGCTATAGGCAGTAAAAACAAAGGAAAAAGTCATGGCGCACGAGTCATCACCTATACCTATACCGTTAATGATACCGAAGGGATTATCAACCTCATTTATATTTATGATAAGGAAGAGCGTGAAAGTATTACCGATAACGAAATCAAATGGTTAGTAAAAGAAGTTGAACGATAG
- a CDS encoding low molecular weight protein-tyrosine-phosphatase, with translation MERSLVMKEEKVRLLFVCLGNICRSPSAEAVMKRLVKDAGLGDRIEIDSAGITGYHEGDRADSRMRAHAARRGYVLDSISRPVRQWDFHDFDLIIGMDDQNITDLKRMAPDLESVAKIHRMTEFSRNKLYDHVPDPYYSGAEGFELVLDLLEDACAGLLEYCKDHLS, from the coding sequence ATGGAAAGGAGCTTAGTGATGAAGGAGGAGAAGGTACGGTTGTTGTTTGTGTGCTTGGGGAATATATGTCGCTCTCCGTCGGCGGAGGCAGTAATGAAGAGGTTGGTGAAGGATGCGGGATTGGGAGATCGGATTGAGATCGATTCCGCCGGGATCACCGGGTATCATGAAGGAGACCGGGCGGATTCACGGATGCGGGCGCATGCGGCCCGTAGGGGATATGTGTTGGATTCGATCTCCCGTCCGGTACGTCAGTGGGACTTCCATGACTTCGATTTGATTATCGGCATGGACGACCAAAATATAACGGACTTGAAACGGATGGCTCCCGATCTGGAATCCGTCGCTAAGATACATCGGATGACTGAGTTCTCCCGGAATAAGTTGTACGATCACGTCCCGGATCCTTATTATAGCGGTGCCGAGGGTTTCGAGCTGGTCTTGGATCTATTGGAAGACGCTTGCGCCGGGTTGTTGGAATATTGTAAAGACCATTTGTCTTAA
- the priA gene encoding replication restart helicase PriA, translated as MKYADVILPLPLENSYTYRIPEDMERAVTPGCRVIVHFGKKRYYTAIVMEVHDREPVSDFETKEIYALLDATPVLRRPQLRFWKWISSYYICKLGDVYKAALPSGLKLESETAVTYNEDFEATAPLRPNEQAVLDAFSGVLKLTISELEKKTGLRNVVPIVSSLMVKGAVEVSEELKRGFVPKTQAFIRLAEAYWDETKLQAVFEELKRAKKQELLLVSFLDLSHTLNPALSKELSKKELLERSGYTSAVLEGLLKRGILESYEKEVGRLQVSVCRLQEPNPLSPAQEKAYGEIHEAFKTKEVCLLHGVTSSGKTEIYVRLIHEVLRLGRQVLYMLPEIAITTQITERLAKLFGDKLLVYHSKFSDNERVEVWNKLLHSDEPMLVLGVRSSLFLPFKDLGLIIVDEEHENTYKQQDPAPRYHARNAAIVLAGMHGGKTLLGSATPSIDSYFNATAGKYGLVELSTRYGDCLMPEIITVDVKELKRKKIMKDTLFSPLLVEKVREALSRGEQAILFQNRRGFAPMIECRGCGWVPHCVNCDVSLTYHKAHNQLVCHYCGYTYRLPQVCPECKGTEFKMQGFGTEKVEEEIAGQFPAAKVERLDFDTARTRTAYERIISDFEKGKTQILIGTQMLSKGLDFGNVSVVGILSADSLMNFPDFRAHERAYQLMVQVSGRAGRRDKRGTVILQTTQPEHPLIRMVQHFAYKEMVSLQLSERSMFRYPPYYRLIVLILRSRNEEALQEMSALYAEKLRARLGERVLGPVTPPITRVQTLHIKKIVLKIEISAGIAPLREILEGIHTEMQGYVPFKQLLVHYDVDPA; from the coding sequence ATGAAATATGCGGACGTCATACTTCCCCTTCCTTTGGAGAATAGCTATACCTATCGGATACCCGAAGATATGGAAAGAGCCGTGACTCCCGGTTGCCGGGTGATCGTGCATTTCGGGAAGAAACGATATTATACGGCCATCGTCATGGAGGTACACGACCGGGAACCGGTATCCGATTTTGAGACGAAGGAGATCTACGCTTTGCTGGATGCCACTCCGGTGCTCCGCCGTCCGCAACTCCGTTTCTGGAAATGGATATCTTCTTATTATATATGTAAGCTGGGCGACGTGTATAAGGCGGCCTTGCCTTCCGGCTTAAAGTTGGAAAGCGAGACGGCGGTTACTTATAATGAGGATTTCGAGGCTACCGCCCCCTTGCGCCCGAACGAGCAAGCGGTACTGGATGCCTTTAGCGGGGTTTTGAAATTGACGATCTCGGAGTTGGAGAAGAAGACCGGTCTCCGAAATGTTGTCCCGATCGTCTCTTCCTTGATGGTGAAAGGGGCGGTCGAGGTGAGCGAGGAGCTAAAGCGAGGATTCGTTCCCAAGACACAGGCGTTTATCCGTTTGGCCGAAGCTTACTGGGATGAGACGAAATTGCAGGCGGTGTTCGAAGAATTGAAAAGGGCGAAGAAGCAAGAGCTTCTGTTGGTCAGCTTCTTGGATTTAAGCCATACCTTGAATCCCGCTTTATCGAAGGAGCTTTCCAAGAAAGAGCTATTGGAACGCAGTGGTTATACCTCTGCGGTATTGGAGGGTCTGCTGAAACGGGGTATCTTGGAGAGTTACGAGAAAGAGGTGGGTCGTTTACAAGTATCCGTCTGCCGCTTGCAAGAGCCGAATCCGCTCAGTCCGGCGCAAGAGAAAGCCTACGGAGAGATCCATGAGGCTTTCAAGACGAAGGAGGTTTGCTTGCTTCATGGCGTGACTTCCAGTGGTAAGACCGAGATATACGTCCGTTTGATCCATGAGGTCTTGCGGCTGGGGCGGCAGGTTTTATATATGTTGCCGGAGATCGCTATCACGACCCAGATCACGGAACGGCTGGCGAAATTATTCGGGGATAAGCTATTGGTCTACCACTCTAAGTTCTCGGACAACGAGCGGGTGGAGGTCTGGAACAAGCTGCTGCATAGCGACGAGCCTATGCTGGTATTGGGGGTCCGTTCTTCCCTCTTCCTTCCGTTTAAGGACTTGGGCTTGATTATCGTGGACGAGGAGCATGAGAATACGTATAAGCAGCAAGACCCGGCACCCCGTTACCATGCCCGTAACGCTGCCATCGTCTTGGCGGGTATGCACGGCGGTAAGACCTTATTGGGTTCCGCCACCCCTTCCATCGACTCTTATTTCAACGCTACGGCGGGGAAATACGGTCTGGTCGAGCTATCCACCCGCTACGGTGATTGCTTGATGCCGGAGATTATTACGGTGGACGTGAAGGAGCTAAAGCGCAAGAAGATTATGAAAGATACCCTTTTCTCCCCCCTGTTGGTGGAGAAGGTGCGGGAGGCTTTATCCCGGGGTGAGCAAGCGATCTTGTTCCAGAACCGCCGGGGATTCGCCCCGATGATCGAGTGTCGGGGGTGCGGGTGGGTGCCTCATTGCGTGAATTGCGACGTTAGCCTTACCTACCACAAGGCGCATAATCAGCTGGTTTGCCATTATTGCGGTTATACCTACCGCTTGCCGCAGGTATGTCCAGAGTGTAAGGGGACGGAGTTCAAGATGCAAGGCTTCGGTACGGAGAAGGTAGAGGAGGAGATCGCTGGGCAATTCCCAGCGGCGAAGGTGGAGCGGCTGGATTTCGATACGGCCCGTACCCGCACGGCTTACGAGCGGATCATCTCGGATTTCGAGAAGGGGAAGACACAAATCTTGATTGGTACCCAGATGTTGTCGAAGGGATTGGATTTCGGGAATGTCAGCGTGGTCGGAATCTTGAGCGCCGATAGCCTGATGAATTTCCCAGACTTCCGGGCGCACGAGCGGGCTTATCAATTGATGGTACAGGTTAGCGGACGTGCCGGACGACGGGATAAGCGGGGTACGGTGATCTTGCAGACTACTCAGCCGGAGCATCCTTTGATCCGTATGGTGCAGCATTTTGCTTATAAGGAAATGGTGAGCTTGCAATTGAGCGAGCGTAGTATGTTCCGTTACCCGCCTTACTACCGTTTGATCGTCTTGATCCTTCGGAGTCGGAATGAGGAGGCTTTGCAGGAAATGTCTGCTTTATACGCCGAGAAACTTCGTGCTCGTTTGGGTGAGCGGGTGTTGGGGCCGGTTACGCCGCCTATCACCCGGGTACAGACGCTTCATATCAAGAAGATCGTCTTGAAGATCGAGATATCCGCCGGGATCGCTCCGCTTCGTGAGATATTGGAGGGTATTCATACTGAGATGCAAGGATATGTACCGTTTAAGCAGTTGCTGGTTCATTATGATGTGGACCCGGCTTGA
- a CDS encoding porin family protein, translated as MKKIVGFLMVALLALMALPANAQLKFGIKGGVNISSVHFNSDVLKADNVTGFQVGPMIETTLPLVGVGIDAAVLYSQKGLETTSVGGVKTSMKTDYIDVPVNLKWKFGLPIVKAYLAAGPYIGFRVGGDKFWDIPGSVADQVKAKNFSAGLNFGAGVELISHLQVGFNYGLGLTDNYSIEKVNLSDGAGKNRGWSITAAILF; from the coding sequence ATGAAGAAAATCGTGGGATTTCTTATGGTTGCCTTGTTAGCGTTGATGGCGCTTCCGGCGAACGCTCAGCTTAAATTCGGTATCAAGGGAGGTGTGAATATATCGTCTGTCCATTTCAACTCGGACGTGTTGAAAGCGGATAACGTAACCGGCTTCCAAGTGGGGCCGATGATCGAGACGACTTTGCCGTTGGTGGGTGTCGGGATCGATGCGGCCGTGTTGTATTCGCAAAAAGGTTTGGAGACGACTTCGGTTGGCGGGGTTAAGACTTCGATGAAGACGGATTATATCGATGTTCCGGTCAACTTGAAATGGAAATTCGGCTTACCGATCGTCAAAGCGTATCTGGCAGCCGGTCCGTATATCGGTTTCCGTGTAGGCGGTGATAAATTTTGGGATATCCCGGGTTCCGTAGCGGATCAGGTGAAGGCGAAGAATTTCAGCGCAGGCCTTAACTTCGGTGCCGGCGTGGAGTTGATCAGCCACTTGCAGGTGGGTTTCAATTATGGTCTGGGACTGACTGATAACTATAGCATTGAGAAGGTGAACCTCTCCGACGGTGCCGGAAAGAATCGTGGATGGTCTATCACGGCAGCGATCTTGTTCTAA
- the coaW gene encoding type II pantothenate kinase has protein sequence MGIVIGIDVGGSTTKIVGVEDKKIKNPMFVKATDPVTSLFGAFGKYIYDNNISLSNIEKVILTGVGSAYIDQPLYGLPTAKTDEFLANGLGAQYNTGLDSLLVVSMGTGTSFVKVQGSTVEHIGGLGIGGGTILGLSKLLLKTHDFHQIASLAEHGSLNDIDLHIRDITPHPLPGLPLDVTASIFGKADANAKVEDIALGIVHMVLQTIGQGAVFASLNGDIKNIVLIGNLTRLPQCPDIFPRLEEMCDVHFKIPEYAEYRTAIGAALCYIRNREYRDIFCGKC, from the coding sequence ATGGGAATCGTTATAGGTATAGACGTGGGAGGTAGCACGACCAAGATCGTCGGTGTGGAGGATAAGAAGATCAAGAACCCGATGTTCGTGAAAGCTACCGATCCGGTAACCTCTTTATTCGGGGCCTTCGGTAAATATATTTATGATAATAACATCTCACTCTCGAATATAGAGAAAGTGATCTTGACGGGTGTAGGTAGCGCCTATATCGATCAACCTTTATATGGCTTACCAACCGCGAAGACGGATGAGTTCCTCGCAAATGGGCTAGGGGCGCAGTATAATACGGGACTGGATAGCCTGTTGGTGGTCAGCATGGGAACGGGTACCTCTTTTGTCAAGGTACAAGGCTCCACGGTCGAGCATATCGGGGGATTGGGTATCGGTGGCGGAACCATCCTCGGCTTGTCTAAGCTATTATTGAAAACGCATGACTTTCACCAAATAGCGTCTTTGGCTGAGCATGGTTCCCTGAATGATATCGACTTGCATATCCGGGATATTACGCCGCATCCGCTACCCGGCCTGCCGCTAGACGTGACAGCCTCTATTTTTGGAAAAGCGGATGCGAACGCTAAGGTTGAGGATATCGCTCTCGGTATCGTTCATATGGTCTTGCAGACTATCGGGCAAGGAGCTGTTTTCGCCTCGTTAAATGGCGATATCAAGAATATCGTGTTGATCGGTAACCTGACTCGCTTGCCGCAATGCCCGGATATTTTCCCCCGTCTGGAGGAGATGTGCGATGTCCATTTCAAGATACCGGAGTATGCCGAGTATCGCACGGCTATCGGGGCGGCTTTATGTTATATCAGGAACCGGGAATATAGGGATATTTTTTGTGGAAAGTGTTAG
- the scpA gene encoding methylmalonyl-CoA mutase, whose translation MRPNFKNIDIKNAGFAATNAAEWAKANGIEPNWKTPEHIEVKPVYTKEDLEGMEHLNYASGLPPYLRGPYSGMYAMRPWTIRQYAGFSTAEESNAFYRRNLASGQKGLSVAFDLPTHRGYDADNERVVGDVGKAGVSICSLENMKVLFDGIPLNKMSVSMTMNGGVLPVLAFYINAGLEQGAKLEEMAGTIQNDILKEFMVRNTYIYPPEFSMKIIADIFEYTSQKMPKFNSISISGYHMQEAGATADIEMAYTLCDGMEYLRAGINAGIDVDAFAPRLSFFWAIGVNHFMEIAKMRAARMLWAKIVKSFGAKNPKSLALRTHSQTSGWSLTEQDPFNNVGRTCIEAMAATLGHTQSLHTNALDEAIALPTDFSARIARNTQIYIQEETKICKEIDPWAGSYYVESLTNELVHKGWALIQEIESMGGMAKAIETGLPKMRIEEAAARTQARIDSGVQTIVGVNKYRLPKEDPIDILEIDNTAVRNEQIAALKELRANRDEAAVQKALADITECVKTKKGNLLELAVKAAGLRASLGEISDACEVVVGRYKAIIRTISGVYSSETKKDADFQKACELCEQFAKKEGRQPRIMIAKMGQDGHDRGAKVVATGYADCGFDVDMGPLFQTPAEAARQAVENDVHVMGVSSLAAGHKTLVPQVIEELKKLGREDIIVIAGGVIPAQDYDFLYKAGVAAIFGPGTSVSKAACQILEILLGE comes from the coding sequence ATGAGACCAAATTTTAAAAACATAGATATAAAGAATGCCGGATTCGCAGCTACAAACGCTGCCGAATGGGCAAAAGCCAATGGTATCGAGCCCAATTGGAAAACACCCGAGCATATCGAGGTGAAACCTGTATATACAAAAGAAGACTTGGAGGGTATGGAGCACTTGAACTATGCTTCCGGTCTGCCTCCTTATCTACGTGGCCCGTACAGCGGTATGTACGCTATGCGTCCTTGGACAATCCGTCAGTACGCGGGTTTCTCTACCGCTGAGGAGTCTAACGCTTTCTATCGCCGTAACTTGGCTTCCGGTCAGAAAGGTTTGTCCGTTGCGTTCGACCTTCCGACTCACCGTGGTTACGATGCCGACAACGAACGTGTGGTTGGTGATGTAGGTAAAGCGGGTGTATCTATCTGTTCCTTGGAGAACATGAAAGTGTTGTTCGATGGTATTCCTTTGAACAAGATGTCTGTTTCCATGACCATGAATGGTGGTGTGCTTCCGGTATTGGCATTCTATATCAACGCAGGTTTGGAGCAAGGTGCTAAGTTGGAGGAAATGGCCGGTACGATCCAGAACGATATATTGAAAGAGTTCATGGTACGTAATACCTATATTTACCCGCCTGAGTTCTCCATGAAGATTATCGCTGATATCTTCGAGTATACCTCTCAGAAGATGCCGAAGTTCAACTCTATCTCTATCTCCGGTTATCATATGCAGGAGGCTGGTGCTACGGCTGATATCGAGATGGCTTATACGTTGTGCGACGGTATGGAATATCTTCGTGCCGGTATCAACGCCGGTATCGATGTGGATGCGTTCGCTCCCCGTTTGTCATTCTTCTGGGCTATCGGTGTAAATCACTTCATGGAGATCGCCAAGATGCGTGCGGCTCGTATGTTGTGGGCGAAGATCGTGAAGAGCTTCGGCGCTAAGAACCCGAAATCATTGGCATTGCGTACACATAGCCAGACTTCCGGTTGGTCATTGACCGAGCAAGATCCGTTCAATAACGTAGGACGTACTTGTATCGAGGCTATGGCCGCTACATTAGGACATACACAATCTTTGCATACGAACGCATTGGATGAGGCGATCGCTTTGCCGACCGATTTCTCCGCTCGTATCGCTCGTAATACACAGATTTACATTCAGGAAGAGACTAAGATCTGTAAGGAAATCGACCCGTGGGCTGGTTCTTACTATGTAGAGTCTTTGACGAATGAATTGGTACATAAAGGTTGGGCGTTGATCCAAGAGATCGAGAGCATGGGTGGTATGGCGAAAGCCATCGAGACAGGTCTTCCTAAGATGCGTATCGAGGAAGCGGCCGCTCGTACACAGGCTCGTATCGACTCAGGTGTTCAGACCATCGTTGGTGTTAACAAATATCGTTTGCCGAAGGAAGATCCGATCGATATCCTTGAGATTGATAATACAGCCGTACGTAACGAGCAGATCGCCGCTTTGAAGGAGTTGCGTGCTAACCGTGACGAAGCCGCTGTTCAAAAAGCTTTGGCTGATATCACGGAGTGCGTGAAGACGAAGAAGGGCAATTTATTAGAGTTGGCTGTTAAGGCTGCCGGCTTGCGTGCGTCATTGGGAGAGATCTCCGATGCTTGCGAGGTGGTTGTAGGTCGTTATAAAGCAATCATTAGAACTATTTCAGGCGTGTATTCATCAGAAACTAAGAAAGACGCAGACTTCCAGAAAGCTTGCGAGCTTTGCGAGCAATTCGCTAAGAAAGAGGGCCGTCAGCCTCGTATCATGATCGCTAAGATGGGTCAGGACGGACATGACCGTGGCGCTAAGGTTGTTGCTACCGGTTATGCTGACTGTGGGTTCGACGTAGATATGGGACCGTTGTTCCAGACTCCGGCCGAGGCTGCCCGTCAAGCTGTAGAGAACGATGTTCACGTAATGGGCGTTTCTTCTTTGGCCGCTGGTCATAAGACGTTGGTTCCGCAGGTTATCGAGGAGTTGAAGAAATTAGGTCGTGAGGATATCATCGTTATCGCTGGTGGTGTAATCCCGGCTCAAGACTATGACTTCTTGTATAAGGCTGGCGTTGCCGCTATCTTTGGCCCGGGTACTTCCGTATCGAAGGCAGCTTGCCAGATCCTAGAGATCTTGTTAGGCGAATAA
- the mutA gene encoding methylmalonyl-CoA mutase small subunit: MAELKEKLFSEFAPVSTEEWMAKITADLKGVPFEKKLVWKTGEGFNVNPFYRAEDIEGLKTTESLPGEFPYVRGTKKDNDWKVRQNIEVCCFKGANEKALDLLTKGVTSLGFIIKGDEVNEENIATLLEGICPASVELNFNTCNCKAEKLIGILADYFKGKGVDAEKCYGSVNYDAFKKPLVKGKENSEWVEGAAAVLKAGQALPNYRVLAVNAFLFNNAGAYISQELGYALAWGNELMAKLTEAGFTADEVAKKIKFNFGISSNYFMEIAKFRAARWLWAEIVAAYKPACECACKMVAHAQTSEWNMTVYDAHVNLLRSQTEAMSAALAGVDSITVRPFDKIYQTPDDFSERIARNQQLLLKEECHLDKVVDPSAGSYYVEVLTNSLADVAWKLFLEVEEKGGFSVAVNAGEIQNAVNASNVVRKKAVATRREILLGSNQYPNFTEVAADKIQEKGSCCCGGGHCGEATIPALDFSRGASEFEALRMATEKSGKTPKVFMLTIGNLAMRLARSQFSANFFACAGYKIIDNLGFDTVEAGVEAAVKAGAEIVVLCSSDDEYAEFAPAAYKALAGRAEFVVAGAPACADDLKAQGIDQFVNVKSNVLETLKAFNAKLGIA, translated from the coding sequence ATGGCAGAACTTAAAGAAAAACTTTTCTCAGAATTCGCACCTGTGTCTACTGAAGAGTGGATGGCGAAGATAACGGCCGACCTGAAAGGGGTACCGTTTGAGAAAAAGCTTGTTTGGAAGACAGGCGAAGGATTTAATGTAAATCCTTTCTATCGTGCAGAAGACATCGAGGGTTTAAAGACTACAGAGTCTCTTCCCGGTGAATTCCCTTATGTTCGTGGAACGAAGAAAGACAACGATTGGAAGGTACGCCAGAACATTGAAGTTTGCTGCTTCAAGGGTGCTAACGAGAAAGCACTAGACCTTTTGACGAAAGGTGTTACTTCTCTTGGGTTCATCATCAAAGGTGATGAGGTGAACGAGGAGAACATAGCTACTTTATTAGAGGGTATTTGTCCGGCTTCCGTAGAATTGAACTTCAACACTTGCAACTGCAAAGCGGAGAAGTTGATCGGTATCTTGGCTGACTACTTCAAAGGCAAGGGTGTCGACGCAGAGAAGTGCTACGGTTCTGTAAACTATGACGCTTTCAAGAAACCTTTAGTAAAAGGTAAAGAAAACAGTGAGTGGGTAGAAGGTGCCGCAGCTGTGCTCAAAGCTGGACAGGCTTTGCCTAACTACCGTGTATTGGCTGTAAATGCGTTCCTTTTCAACAATGCTGGCGCTTACATTTCTCAGGAATTAGGTTACGCCTTGGCTTGGGGTAACGAATTGATGGCAAAACTAACCGAGGCTGGTTTCACCGCTGACGAGGTTGCCAAGAAGATCAAATTCAATTTTGGTATCAGCTCTAACTACTTCATGGAAATCGCTAAGTTCCGTGCGGCTCGTTGGTTGTGGGCCGAGATCGTAGCCGCTTATAAGCCGGCCTGCGAATGCGCTTGCAAGATGGTTGCTCACGCACAGACTTCAGAGTGGAACATGACGGTTTACGATGCTCACGTAAACTTGCTTCGTTCTCAAACTGAGGCTATGTCTGCCGCTCTTGCTGGCGTAGACTCTATCACGGTTCGCCCGTTTGATAAGATTTACCAGACTCCGGACGATTTCTCCGAGCGTATCGCACGTAACCAACAATTATTATTGAAGGAAGAGTGCCACTTGGATAAGGTCGTTGACCCGTCTGCCGGTTCTTATTATGTAGAGGTATTGACGAATTCCTTGGCCGATGTCGCTTGGAAGTTGTTCTTGGAGGTTGAGGAAAAAGGAGGATTCTCCGTTGCCGTGAACGCAGGTGAGATCCAAAATGCCGTTAACGCTTCGAATGTAGTTCGTAAGAAAGCGGTTGCTACCCGTCGTGAGATCCTGTTGGGTTCTAACCAGTATCCTAACTTCACGGAAGTAGCTGCCGATAAGATTCAGGAAAAAGGTTCTTGCTGTTGTGGCGGTGGTCATTGCGGCGAGGCAACGATCCCGGCTCTTGATTTCTCTCGCGGCGCTTCCGAATTCGAGGCTTTGCGTATGGCGACAGAGAAGAGTGGCAAGACTCCGAAGGTATTCATGTTGACGATCGGTAACTTGGCGATGCGTTTGGCTCGTTCACAGTTCTCCGCTAACTTCTTCGCTTGTGCCGGATATAAGATAATTGATAACTTAGGCTTCGATACGGTTGAGGCTGGTGTTGAGGCTGCAGTCAAGGCGGGTGCTGAGATAGTGGTTCTTTGCTCTAGTGATGACGAGTATGCTGAATTCGCTCCTGCTGCTTACAAGGCTTTGGCCGGACGTGCCGAATTCGTTGTAGCCGGAGCTCCTGCTTGCGCGGACGACTTGAAGGCTCAAGGTATCGACCAGTTCGTAAATGTAAAGAGCAATGTGCTTGAGACATTGAAAGCATTCAACGCTAAATTAGGAATCGCTTAA